Proteins from a single region of Puntigrus tetrazona isolate hp1 chromosome 2, ASM1883169v1, whole genome shotgun sequence:
- the mfsd12a gene encoding major facilitator superfamily domain-containing protein 12a isoform X1, protein MSDSSEASLPALRRLSYSVGHFFNDLCASMWFTYLLVFYHSVLGFQNTNAGVLLLVGQIADGVCTPLIGYESDKTPGCGSYGKRKTWHLVGTISVLLSFPFIFNQCLGCDLDTPQWVSLTYFTPFIVIFQFGWAATQISHLSLIPELVTSEHEKVELTAYRYAFTVIANITVYAVAWLMFHFQTQEGDDPAITENLGPVDIPVFRGLSLSVVGIGSVFSLLFHLGTREKGARPRHEEEGSSPGERQRLLNNTTVSPPTSLLQWKHWLRQPSFYQVALLYMSTRLIVNLSQTYISMYLTYTLLLPKKYIATIPLVMFLSGFASSFIMKPLTKLIGKCMTYFLGLLLILAFSFWVLLDTHMGEKVYGAAVFLGAGSATILVMSLAMTAELIGDQTQSGAFVYGAMSFTDKVANGVGVMIIQMLHPCRTMVCCPGCVWYYHYVMVIVTGGVAILAALSLCTILIWPINIVHLYVRDHMNGSINSKDFKDLREVTGLMGSDREDSESSEQPSVN, encoded by the exons ATGTCGGACTCTTCAGAAGCCTCTTTACCCGCTCTCAGGCGCTTGAGTTACTCAGTGGGGCATTTTTTCAACGACCTGTGCGCCTCTATGTGGTTCACGTACCTGCTGGTGTTTTATCACTCAGTGCTGGgctttcagaacacaaatgctGGTGTGCTGCTGCTAGTGGGACAGATAGCTGATGGAGTGTGTACGCCGCTCATCGGCTATGAGTCTGATAAGACACCCGGCTGTGGATCCTATGGGAAGAGGAAAACATGGCATTTAGTCG GAACTATTAGTGTCCTCCTGTCGTTCCCCTTTATATTTAACCAGTGCCTGGGCTGTGATCTGGACACTCCGCAGTGGGTCAGTCTCACTTACTTCACCCCCTTCATCGTCATCTTCCAGTTTGGATGGGCAGCCACCCAGATTTCCCATCTCTCCCTCATTCCCGAGCTGGTGACTAGCGAGCATGAAAAAGTAGAGCTCACTGCGTACAG GTACGCCTTTACTGTGATAGCCAACATCACAGTGTATGCAGTGGCCTGGCTGATGTTTCATTTTCAGACTCAGGAAGGAGATGACCCTGCCATTACGGAAAACCTCGGCCCGGTTGACATCCCTGTTTTCAGA GGTCTAAGTCTTTCAGTAGTGGGCATTGGATCTGTGTTCTCGCTGCTCTTTCACCTGGGAACGCGGGAGAAGGGGGCACGTCCCCGCCACGAGGAAGAGGGCTCTAGCCCTGGAGAACGCCAGCGTCTTCTCAACAATACCACTGTATCTCCTCCCACCAGTCTGCTGCAGTGGAAGCACTGGCTGAGACAGCCGTCATTCTACCAG GTGGCTTTGCTTTATATGTCCACCCGACTGATAGTGAACCTGTCTCAAACATACATATCCATGTATCTCACCTACACACTACTGCTGCCAAAG AAGTACATAGCCACCATTCCCCTGGTCATGTTCCTGAGTGGTTTCGCTTCCTCTTTTATAATGAAGCCTCTAACCAAGCTAATAGGCAAATGT atgaCCTATTTTTTGGGACTGTTGCTGATTCTTGCGTTCTCCTTTTGGGTGCTGCTGGACACACACATGGGAGAAAAGGTGTATGGCGCTGCGGTTTTCCTCGGAGCGGGGTCCGCTACCATCCTGGTGATGTCACTAGCCATGACAGCCGAACTCATAGGAGACCAAACA CAAAGTGGTGCTTTTGTTTATGGAGCTATGAGCTTCACAGACAAGGTGGCTAATGGTGTGGGAGTTATGATTATTCAGATGCTACATCCCTGCCG GACAATGGTATGCTGTCCAGGCTGTGTGTGGTATTACCACTATGTCATGGTCATCGTCACTGGTGGAGTGGCCATTTTAGCAGCCCTGAGCCTCTGCACGATCCTTATCTGGCCTATAAACATAGTGCACT TATATGTGCGAGATCATATGAATGGTTCAATAAACAGCAAAGACTTTAAGG ATCTGCGTGAGGTGACGGGCCTTATGGGGAGTGACCGAGAGGACTCCGAGAGCTCTGAGCAGCCGTCGGTCAACTGA
- the mfsd12a gene encoding major facilitator superfamily domain-containing protein 12a isoform X2, whose protein sequence is MSDSSEASLPALRRLSYSVGHFFNDLCASMWFTYLLVFYHSVLGFQNTNAGVLLLVGQIADGVCTPLIGYESDKTPGCGSYGKRKTWHLVGTISVLLSFPFIFNQCLGCDLDTPQWVSLTYFTPFIVIFQFGWAATQISHLSLIPELVTSEHEKVELTAYRYAFTVIANITVYAVAWLMFHFQTQEGDDPAITENLGPVDIPVFRGLSLSVVGIGSVFSLLFHLGTREKGARPRHEEEGSSPGERQRLLNNTTVSPPTSLLQWKHWLRQPSFYQVALLYMSTRLIVNLSQTYISMYLTYTLLLPKKYIATIPLVMFLSGFASSFIMKPLTKLIGKCMTYFLGLLLILAFSFWVLLDTHMGEKVYGAAVFLGAGSATILVMSLAMTAELIGDQTQSGAFVYGAMSFTDKVANGVGVMIIQMLHPCRTMVCCPGCVWYYHYVMVIVTGGVAILAALSLCTILIWPINIVHYLREVTGLMGSDREDSESSEQPSVN, encoded by the exons ATGTCGGACTCTTCAGAAGCCTCTTTACCCGCTCTCAGGCGCTTGAGTTACTCAGTGGGGCATTTTTTCAACGACCTGTGCGCCTCTATGTGGTTCACGTACCTGCTGGTGTTTTATCACTCAGTGCTGGgctttcagaacacaaatgctGGTGTGCTGCTGCTAGTGGGACAGATAGCTGATGGAGTGTGTACGCCGCTCATCGGCTATGAGTCTGATAAGACACCCGGCTGTGGATCCTATGGGAAGAGGAAAACATGGCATTTAGTCG GAACTATTAGTGTCCTCCTGTCGTTCCCCTTTATATTTAACCAGTGCCTGGGCTGTGATCTGGACACTCCGCAGTGGGTCAGTCTCACTTACTTCACCCCCTTCATCGTCATCTTCCAGTTTGGATGGGCAGCCACCCAGATTTCCCATCTCTCCCTCATTCCCGAGCTGGTGACTAGCGAGCATGAAAAAGTAGAGCTCACTGCGTACAG GTACGCCTTTACTGTGATAGCCAACATCACAGTGTATGCAGTGGCCTGGCTGATGTTTCATTTTCAGACTCAGGAAGGAGATGACCCTGCCATTACGGAAAACCTCGGCCCGGTTGACATCCCTGTTTTCAGA GGTCTAAGTCTTTCAGTAGTGGGCATTGGATCTGTGTTCTCGCTGCTCTTTCACCTGGGAACGCGGGAGAAGGGGGCACGTCCCCGCCACGAGGAAGAGGGCTCTAGCCCTGGAGAACGCCAGCGTCTTCTCAACAATACCACTGTATCTCCTCCCACCAGTCTGCTGCAGTGGAAGCACTGGCTGAGACAGCCGTCATTCTACCAG GTGGCTTTGCTTTATATGTCCACCCGACTGATAGTGAACCTGTCTCAAACATACATATCCATGTATCTCACCTACACACTACTGCTGCCAAAG AAGTACATAGCCACCATTCCCCTGGTCATGTTCCTGAGTGGTTTCGCTTCCTCTTTTATAATGAAGCCTCTAACCAAGCTAATAGGCAAATGT atgaCCTATTTTTTGGGACTGTTGCTGATTCTTGCGTTCTCCTTTTGGGTGCTGCTGGACACACACATGGGAGAAAAGGTGTATGGCGCTGCGGTTTTCCTCGGAGCGGGGTCCGCTACCATCCTGGTGATGTCACTAGCCATGACAGCCGAACTCATAGGAGACCAAACA CAAAGTGGTGCTTTTGTTTATGGAGCTATGAGCTTCACAGACAAGGTGGCTAATGGTGTGGGAGTTATGATTATTCAGATGCTACATCCCTGCCG GACAATGGTATGCTGTCCAGGCTGTGTGTGGTATTACCACTATGTCATGGTCATCGTCACTGGTGGAGTGGCCATTTTAGCAGCCCTGAGCCTCTGCACGATCCTTATCTGGCCTATAAACATAGTGCACT ATCTGCGTGAGGTGACGGGCCTTATGGGGAGTGACCGAGAGGACTCCGAGAGCTCTGAGCAGCCGTCGGTCAACTGA